The Microbacterium sp. SORGH_AS_0862 genome has a segment encoding these proteins:
- a CDS encoding PRD domain-containing protein — MGVALDAESMNVARFVTHLRYLFVRLDADALFDDPSAELLSGIRASHPAAYACAQRVRYLLEMGGARLTEDEVLYLALHVARVTTRAETRTE; from the coding sequence ATGGGGGTGGCCCTGGATGCGGAGTCGATGAACGTCGCGCGATTCGTCACGCACCTTCGCTACCTGTTCGTGCGCCTGGACGCCGACGCCCTGTTCGACGATCCTTCCGCTGAGCTGCTCAGCGGCATCCGGGCTTCGCATCCCGCCGCGTACGCCTGCGCGCAGCGCGTGCGGTACCTGCTCGAGATGGGCGGGGCGCGCCTCACTGAGGACGAGGTGCTCTACCTGGCGCTGCACGTGGCGCGGGTCACCACGCGCGCCGAGACGCGCACGGAGTGA